The following is a genomic window from Pelomonas sp. SE-A7.
GCCCCGGCAGCGCCAGCGACGTGCAGGAGCTGAGCGAAGGCCCGGCCATCCTGCATTGAGCGCATCGCAGCGACCCAGCCTGCAATACCGCGCCCCGCTGTGGTTGCCCGGTGGTCAGGCCCAGACCATCTGGCCGGCCCTGTTCTCGCGCCGCATAGAGGGCCCGGCGCCGCGGTTCCGGCGCGAGCGCTGGCACACGCCCGACGGCGACTTCATCGACGTGGACTGGCTGGACGAAGGCCAGGCCGCGCCCGGCGCGCCGCTGCTGGTGCTGTTCCACGGGCTCGAAGGCAGTTCGCAGAGCCACTATGCCCAGGCCTTTGCCTGCGTGGCCCGTGAGCGCGGCTGGGCCTTTGCGCTGCCGCATTTCCGCGGCTGCTCGGGCGAGCTGAACCTGGCGCCGCGCGCCTACCACTCGGGCGACCATGAAGAGATCGGCTGGATGCTGGGTCGCTTCAAGGCGGCGCACGACGGCGATCTGATCGCCGCCGGCGTCTCGCTCGGTGGCAATGCCCTGCTGCGCTGGGCCGAGGAGGCGGGCGACACGGCTTCAGACATCGCCCGCGCGGTCAGTTCGATCTGCTCGCCGGTGGATCTGGCGGCTTGCGGTCGCGCCATAGGCCGCGGCTTCAATCGACTGGTCTACACCCGCATGTTCCTGCGCAGCATGGTGCCCAAGGCGCTGAAGAAGCTGGACCAGCATCCCGGCCTGTTCGATGGCGAGCGCCTGCGTGAGGTGCGCGACCTCTACGAATTCGACAATCTGTTCACCGCACCGCTGCACGGCTACCGCGACACCGAGGACTACTGGGCCCGCGCCTCGGCCAAGCCGCATCTGCACCGCATCCGCATCCCGGCCCTGGTGCTGAATGCCCGCAACGACCCCTTCGTGCCAGCCGATTCCCTGCCCACGCAGGGCGAGGTCGACAACGACAGGGTGCGGCTGTGGCAACCGCCGCATGGCGGCCATGTGGGCTTCCCGGCCGGCTGGCCCCCAGGCCAAGTGATGGGCATTCCGCAGCAGGTCTGCGCCTGGCTGGCACAGGCGCTCTAGACTCGCTCGTCATGGACCCCATCGTCGAAGCCGCGCTGAAGAAGTGGCCCAACGTGCCGCATTGCTACGGCTGGCTGGCGCTGGACGCACGCGGCGATTGGTACATGCGCGACGAGCGCATCCAGCGCGCCGGCCCCTTCCCCAAGGTCAAGGGCAGCCGCATCGACCACCGCAAGCTGCTCGAGTTCATAGGCCGCAACTACGCCCATGACGAACACGGCGCCTGGTTCTTCCAGAACGGGCCGCAGCGGGTCTACGTGGAACTGGAGGCCGCGCCCTGGATCTGGCGCGTAGGCCCGGGCGGTGAACTGAGCAGCCACACCGGCTTGAGCGCCACCGCAGGGCAATGCTGGCTGGACGAGAACGACCGCCTGTTCATCAGCACCGAGCTAGGCCTGGGCCTGGTCCACAGCATGGACATGCACGAGGCGGCCGCGGCCGTCGAGCAAGGCCTCTGGGCGCCCGGGCCGGGCAACCATGCCGAGCTGCTGAACCGCCATGCGGTCCAGTTGAAGCCACACCCCTGAAAACGAGGCGGGCACAAAAAAGCCGACCCTGAGATCGGCTTCTTCCTGGGCGAGGCCCTTCGATTACTTGGCGGCCGAAGCGGCGGCTGCCGGAGCCTTGGGCTCCTCGAACTTGGCACCGCCCTGGTTGGCCATGTAGACGACGGCGCGCTTGATCTCGAAGTCGCTGAAGTCGCCACCACCCTGGGCGCCCATATTGCCCTTGCCCTTGAGGGCCGAAGTCAGCAGCGCCTCGACGCCACCCTTCAGGCGAGGGCCCCAGGCCGCGGCATCGCCCAGCTTGGGAGCACCGGCGGCGCCGGTGGCATGGCAGGCGGCGCACTGAGCCTGGAACACCTGCTCACCGGTCTTCATCGAAGCGGCATCGTTGGCATCCTTGATCTCGATCGTGCCGACCGGCTGGATGCGGGCGGCGACGGCCTGCTCATCCAGGCCCGAGCTGCCGGCAGCCGGCTTGACGGCGGCGGTCACGTACATGGCCAGCATGACGATCACCAGCACCGGCACCACGAAGGCGAAACCGACCGCCCACATCAGTTGCTTGGGCGTCTTGATCGGGCCTTCATGGGCTCCGTGGTCGTGCGCGTGGTCTTGGGTTCCGCTCATGAAATCCTCGTTGGCGTCGGCTGCTCTGGGTAATGCGGTCCGCCAGGTTGATACCTAGCAGGACACAAAGCCGGGGATTATATCTACCGGCCCGCGCCCGGCCCGGGCATCGCTCACGACGCTGCTAGAATCCGCAGCCTTCGCGCCCGTAGCTCAATGGATAGAGTACTGCCCTCCGAAGGCAGGGGTTGTTGGTTCGATCCCAACCGGGCGCGCCAGGTCTCTTCAGCGCCGCTTCATTGCCTTCAATCGAAGCTCGCGTCGCTGCTCCCTCCGGTATCCGCCCCGCCGCTCCAGTCCGAGCTGCTGTCGCCACCGCCACCCAGGTCCAGGTCCGAGCCACCGAAATCGCCACCGCCGCTGCCGAGATTGCTGCCGCCCGACAGGCGGTCGTACTCGGCATCGCGCCGGCGCATCTCGTCTTCGTCATCGCGGCTGCGGCCATGGGCATTGCTCATCGCGCTGCCAATGGCCAGGCCCACAGCGGCGGCGGCTACGGTGGGCAGCACCGACCCGACACCAGCGCCCTGGTTGAAGACCGCCGGCTGGTTGGCCCGCGCCTCCATCTGGCGCGTCCGCATGTCGCGCTCGTAAGCCAGGTTGGCCGCTTCCTGCTCGCGGCGGATGTCGCTGGGCCGCGGCTCGCCGCGCAGGTCGGCGGCCAGGTCCTTGCTGCGCTCCACCACGCGGGCGGTCTGGTCGAAGTCCTGGGCGGACGGCAGTGAAGCAATCAGCCCGTCGATCTCGGCCTTGGCCTGACGCACCCGGTCGTAATTGCCGAGCTTGGCCTCGGGGCTGAGCTGGTCGCTGGCATCGCTGAAGCGCAGCGCGTTGTCGAGGTCGCCGCTGGCTTCCTTCAGCCGGCCACGCCACAGGTCGCGATCGACCGAGAGCTGCTCGTTCTTCTGCTTGCGAATGAACAGATAAGCCAGCGGCCCGACGAAGCCCACGCCGACCAGCAGCAGCATCCAGAAGCCGAAGCCGGAGCGCCTACGTTCGCGCTCGACCGGTGCTTGCGCCGTAGGCTGCGGCGCTTCGACGCGGGCCGCCGGCTCCTGCTGCACCTGGGCGCGTGCCGGCTCTTCCGCGGCGGCCACGCGGGTCTGGCCCAGATCCAGCCGCGACTTGAGCTTGGCCAGCGCCGCCTTGTCGCCGGCGAATTTCTCGGCCGGGTCCAGTTCCACGGCCTTGGCCAGCTCGGACTTGGCCTGGTCCGCATGGCCCAGCTTGAGCTGAGTCTGGGCCCGCCAGTAGTGGGCCAGAGCGTTGTCCGGATGCTTGTCCAGGACCTGGACCAGCTGGCGGTCGGCCGCCTCCCAGCGGCCGGCCCGCATATGGGTCTGGATCTCTTCCTTGGCGCCGGCAAAGGCCGCCACGGACAGCAGCATCAGCAGCCCCAGCAGCAGGCCGCGCCAGGCGCCGCTCGGGCGGAAAGTAGTGGTGCCGTTCCTCATTCCCTCTTCTCCTTGCACGCAAGACCGCGGATGCGGCCGGGCGCAGCGTAGCAAAGCGCCAGTAGCGACAACGCCAGAAGGGATGAACAGTCGAAAGCGTGCCATGGCCAGACGGCGCGGCCGGCCATGCACCAGATGGGCGCCAGGCAGTTGCACCAGGGATGGGCACCCTGGCGGGCGGCACCAAATCCGGTCATGCTGGTACGGCTGGCCTAGTGCCCAAGCAGGCACAGGGCTTGCATTGGTCCGCAGGCAAGCCCGGAGTGATCTTGATGCACGCGCTGACCCTGCCGCCCCCTGGCCACCATGACGAGATGCTGCTGGCCGATGGCCGGCTGCGGCCCCACTACCAGGCCTTCGGCGACTGGCTGCAGGCGCAGTCGCCCGAGACCCTGGCCAAGAAGCGGACCGAGGCCGACCTGCTGTTCCACAAGGTCGGCATCACCTTTGCCGTCTACGGTGACGAGGCCGGTGCCGAGCGCCTGATCCCCTTCGACATGGTGCCCCGCATCGTGCCGGCTTCCGAATGGACGATGCTGGAGAAGGGCCTGCGCCAGCGGGTCACGGCACTGAACCGCTTCCTCTGGGACATCTACCATGACCACGAGATCCTCAAGGCCGGCCTGATCCCGGCCGAGCAGGTGCTGGGCAATGCCCAGTACCAGAAGGCCATGCAGGGCCTGGACCTGCCGCACGGCATCTACGCCCACATCACCGGCGTCGACCTGATACGCCATTCGGACGGCGGCTACTACGTGCTGGAGGACAACCTGCGCGTGCCCTCGGGCGTCAGCTACATGCTGGAGAACCGCAAGATGATGATGCGGCTCTTCCCGGAGCTGTTCTCGCGCTATTCCATCGCTCCGGTCCAGCACTACCCCACCCTGCTGCTGAACACGCTGCGCCACGCCAGCCCGGTGGACAACCCGACCGCCGTGGTGCTGACCCCGGGCCCGTTCAACTCGGCCTATTTCGAGCATGCCTTCCTGGCCCAGCAGATGGGCGTGGAGCTGGTCGAGGGCCAGGACCTGTTCGTCAAGGACGACTGGCTCTACATGCGCACCACGGTGGGCCCCAAGCGGGTGGACGTGATCTACCGCCGCATCGACGACGCCTTCCTCGACCCGCTGGCCTTCCGGCCCGACTCGATGCTGGGCGTGCCGGGCCTGCTCTCGGTCTATCAGAAGGGCCACCTGATCCTGGCCAATGCAATAGGCACGGGCGTGGCGGACGACAAGTCCATCTACCCCTATGTGCCGGACATGATCCGCTTCTACCTGGGCGAGGAGCCCATCCTCAACAACGTGCCGACCTGGCAGTGCCGCAAGGCGGCCGACCTGGACCATGTGCTGAACCACATGAAGGACCTGGTGGTGAAGGAGGTCCATGGCGCCGGCGGCTACGGCATGCTGGTCGGGCCGGCCTCGACGGCGGCCGAGGTCGAGGACTTCAAGCTCCGGGTCAAGGCCAACCCCAGCAACTACATCGCGCAGCCGACGCTGTGCTTGTCCAGTTGCCCGACCTTCGTCGAGAGCGGCATCGCGCCAAGACACATCGACTTGCGGCCCTTTGTCCTGACCGGACGAGAGATCACGATGGTGGCCGGCGGGCTGACGCGCGTCGCCCTCAAGGAAGGTTCCTTGGTGGTGAACAGCAGCCAAGGCGGCGGCACCAAAGACACCTGGATCCTGGAGACAGACGTGCAGCCCCCACATTCGCTTCGCTCATTGCCCCCCGAGGGGGCGCAGGCCTCCCTAGGGGCGGCCCGTCGGGAGTCCTGAGATGCTGAGCCGCACCGCCTCCCAGCTCTACTGGATGAGCCGCTACGTCGAACGCGCCGAGAACCTGGTGCGCATGCTGGACGTGACTCAATCGCTGTCCATGCTGCCGCAATCGCATGGCGCCCGCACCGAACTGGCGGCGCCGCTGGCCGTCACGGGCTCGCTGCAGGCCTACGGGGCGCGCCAT
Proteins encoded in this region:
- a CDS encoding tetratricopeptide repeat protein, with the translated sequence MRNGTTTFRPSGAWRGLLLGLLMLLSVAAFAGAKEEIQTHMRAGRWEAADRQLVQVLDKHPDNALAHYWRAQTQLKLGHADQAKSELAKAVELDPAEKFAGDKAALAKLKSRLDLGQTRVAAAEEPARAQVQQEPAARVEAPQPTAQAPVERERRRSGFGFWMLLLVGVGFVGPLAYLFIRKQKNEQLSVDRDLWRGRLKEASGDLDNALRFSDASDQLSPEAKLGNYDRVRQAKAEIDGLIASLPSAQDFDQTARVVERSKDLAADLRGEPRPSDIRREQEAANLAYERDMRTRQMEARANQPAVFNQGAGVGSVLPTVAAAAVGLAIGSAMSNAHGRSRDDEDEMRRRDAEYDRLSGGSNLGSGGGDFGGSDLDLGGGGDSSSDWSGGADTGGSSDASFD
- a CDS encoding c-type cytochrome, coding for MSGTQDHAHDHGAHEGPIKTPKQLMWAVGFAFVVPVLVIVMLAMYVTAAVKPAAGSSGLDEQAVAARIQPVGTIEIKDANDAASMKTGEQVFQAQCAACHATGAAGAPKLGDAAAWGPRLKGGVEALLTSALKGKGNMGAQGGGDFSDFEIKRAVVYMANQGGAKFEEPKAPAAAASAAK
- a CDS encoding alpha/beta fold hydrolase — protein: MSASQRPSLQYRAPLWLPGGQAQTIWPALFSRRIEGPAPRFRRERWHTPDGDFIDVDWLDEGQAAPGAPLLVLFHGLEGSSQSHYAQAFACVARERGWAFALPHFRGCSGELNLAPRAYHSGDHEEIGWMLGRFKAAHDGDLIAAGVSLGGNALLRWAEEAGDTASDIARAVSSICSPVDLAACGRAIGRGFNRLVYTRMFLRSMVPKALKKLDQHPGLFDGERLREVRDLYEFDNLFTAPLHGYRDTEDYWARASAKPHLHRIRIPALVLNARNDPFVPADSLPTQGEVDNDRVRLWQPPHGGHVGFPAGWPPGQVMGIPQQVCAWLAQAL
- a CDS encoding DUF2946 family protein, producing MDPIVEAALKKWPNVPHCYGWLALDARGDWYMRDERIQRAGPFPKVKGSRIDHRKLLEFIGRNYAHDEHGAWFFQNGPQRVYVELEAAPWIWRVGPGGELSSHTGLSATAGQCWLDENDRLFISTELGLGLVHSMDMHEAAAAVEQGLWAPGPGNHAELLNRHAVQLKPHP
- a CDS encoding circularly permuted type 2 ATP-grasp protein, which codes for MHALTLPPPGHHDEMLLADGRLRPHYQAFGDWLQAQSPETLAKKRTEADLLFHKVGITFAVYGDEAGAERLIPFDMVPRIVPASEWTMLEKGLRQRVTALNRFLWDIYHDHEILKAGLIPAEQVLGNAQYQKAMQGLDLPHGIYAHITGVDLIRHSDGGYYVLEDNLRVPSGVSYMLENRKMMMRLFPELFSRYSIAPVQHYPTLLLNTLRHASPVDNPTAVVLTPGPFNSAYFEHAFLAQQMGVELVEGQDLFVKDDWLYMRTTVGPKRVDVIYRRIDDAFLDPLAFRPDSMLGVPGLLSVYQKGHLILANAIGTGVADDKSIYPYVPDMIRFYLGEEPILNNVPTWQCRKAADLDHVLNHMKDLVVKEVHGAGGYGMLVGPASTAAEVEDFKLRVKANPSNYIAQPTLCLSSCPTFVESGIAPRHIDLRPFVLTGREITMVAGGLTRVALKEGSLVVNSSQGGGTKDTWILETDVQPPHSLRSLPPEGAQASLGAARRES